Proteins from a genomic interval of Oceanispirochaeta crateris:
- the nusB gene encoding transcription antitermination factor NusB — MGNRRKARILAFQALYSWEISSTEMEDLFQYDWAKEDLTDDVKVFASFLIKGAIDNLPEIDQLIKDSLRNWDFARLEKVSLAILRMSIYALMYQKDIPPKVVIDEAVEITKEFGTDDSYRFVNGILDNIKKKIDEQPS, encoded by the coding sequence ATGGGAAATAGACGAAAGGCAAGAATCTTGGCTTTTCAGGCCCTGTACAGTTGGGAAATCAGTTCTACCGAAATGGAAGATTTGTTTCAGTATGATTGGGCTAAAGAAGATTTGACCGATGATGTAAAAGTTTTTGCGAGTTTTCTGATTAAAGGGGCTATTGATAATCTCCCGGAAATAGATCAGCTCATAAAAGACAGCCTTCGAAATTGGGATTTTGCCAGACTGGAGAAAGTAAGTCTTGCGATCCTCCGTATGAGTATCTATGCTTTAATGTATCAAAAGGATATTCCTCCAAAAGTTGTGATAGATGAAGCAGTTGAAATTACTAAGGAATTCGGTACAGACGATTCTTACCGTTTTGTAAACGGTATACTGGATAATATAAAGAAAAAGATTGATGAGCAGCCCAGCTGA
- a CDS encoding tetratricopeptide repeat protein, producing the protein MSSPAEENKYRRRLIQNAVLLFFLGSVLSLVLLFIPSEDYFQYYLNQSDLFLDEKNYADMELQLKKATRHAKTKDQWFSIFKRSYLASVEQDDFEYFNILVSNSRKFLKGGADHEALYTASLIWTNQYEKASASLYAIQQDKYKTLIAESLLSYDVYRNYNLNNMTPLEFIKDKIRYQEDPVFFESVGTKADNADLLYNAALLSMFEGDYDRSASILNRLPGNKINPYLLGVLHYDLGQYQQAYDAYQAQSIVDDVKGNQRFTIHQQIGDLAYMGGDKDEALRAYQKALDINPEGSWKSYRNIARINLDKGYSNRARSVLKEGMTLFRDNVQLLGDYVHYFHSSYPVEVKNALDSYISGFPDLTEPHLLQIRYFPQQQSAVQYQSKIWDLFNKDHKSEDVTRFLLWYLSGVGDIESMEIVLQRYEDSGESPFWFYFYESIIELFRGNIEKAVSNMNVAYSLDPQWYLSYNKAVLEIFKGNILIAEDLLLQAYDDLTVQSSVFDQRSYLSKINFARATILVEKKEFDEAIELLQEALELDRNNIRAATLLNKIK; encoded by the coding sequence ATGAGCAGCCCAGCTGAAGAGAACAAGTATAGACGTCGCTTAATTCAAAATGCAGTTCTTCTGTTTTTTTTAGGCTCTGTCCTGTCTTTGGTACTCCTTTTCATCCCATCTGAAGATTATTTCCAGTATTACCTAAACCAATCTGATTTGTTCCTAGATGAAAAGAATTATGCAGATATGGAATTACAGCTTAAAAAAGCTACACGCCATGCAAAAACCAAAGATCAATGGTTCAGTATTTTTAAAAGATCCTATTTGGCGTCTGTCGAGCAGGATGATTTTGAATATTTTAACATTCTCGTCAGTAATTCAAGAAAGTTTCTAAAGGGCGGAGCGGATCATGAGGCCTTATATACGGCGTCATTGATCTGGACAAATCAGTATGAAAAAGCTTCGGCTTCTCTATATGCAATCCAACAGGATAAGTATAAGACTCTCATTGCAGAAAGCCTTCTCTCCTATGATGTGTATCGAAATTATAACTTAAATAATATGACTCCATTGGAATTCATAAAAGATAAGATTCGGTATCAGGAAGACCCTGTGTTTTTTGAATCTGTGGGTACCAAGGCGGATAATGCAGATTTATTGTATAATGCAGCTCTACTGAGTATGTTTGAAGGAGATTATGACAGATCTGCTTCCATTTTAAATCGCTTGCCTGGGAATAAGATCAATCCCTATCTTCTTGGAGTTCTTCATTATGATCTGGGCCAATACCAACAAGCCTATGATGCGTATCAGGCTCAGTCCATAGTGGATGATGTAAAAGGGAATCAGCGATTCACAATCCATCAGCAAATCGGCGATCTCGCCTATATGGGGGGAGATAAGGATGAGGCTCTCAGAGCGTATCAAAAGGCCCTTGATATTAATCCCGAAGGAAGCTGGAAGAGTTATAGAAATATTGCCAGGATCAATTTGGATAAGGGCTATTCGAATAGAGCTCGATCTGTCTTGAAGGAAGGTATGACTCTTTTCAGGGATAATGTCCAATTATTGGGTGATTATGTCCACTATTTTCATAGTAGTTATCCTGTGGAAGTAAAAAATGCACTGGATAGCTATATTTCCGGATTTCCAGATTTAACAGAACCTCATCTTTTGCAAATCCGATACTTTCCTCAGCAGCAGTCTGCAGTGCAGTACCAGTCTAAAATTTGGGATCTTTTCAATAAGGATCATAAAAGTGAAGATGTCACTAGATTCCTTCTTTGGTATCTTTCCGGTGTCGGTGATATTGAAAGTATGGAAATCGTCCTTCAGCGATATGAAGATAGTGGAGAATCTCCTTTCTGGTTCTATTTTTATGAATCCATTATTGAGCTCTTCCGTGGGAATATAGAGAAAGCTGTTTCTAATATGAATGTGGCCTACAGTCTCGATCCCCAGTGGTATTTAAGCTATAATAAAGCTGTCTTGGAAATATTTAAGGGAAATATTCTAATTGCCGAAGACCTTTTGCTTCAAGCTTATGATGATCTTACTGTCCAGAGTTCTGTGTTTGATCAGCGTTCATATCTTTCAAAAATTAATTTTGCGCGGGCAACCATACTGGTAGAAAAAAAAGAGTTTGATGAAGCGATAGAACTCCTTCAAGAGGCATTAGAGTTAGACCGTAATAATATACGAGCAGCTACGCTGCTTAATAAAATTAAATAA
- a CDS encoding phosphoglycerate kinase: MSVITVKDLDLKNKRVLIRVDFNVPLKDGKITDDTRMKSAMPTLEYILKQEGASLVVMSHMGRPTEAREAQFSMKQLEAHLAELTAVSVKTAPDCVGPEVEAMASSLKAGEILLLENTRYHKAETKNDPEFAAQLAKLGDVYVNDAFGAAHRAHASTEGITKYLPSCAGFLMEKECLFFDKVLKSPDKPFVAIIGGAKVSSKIEVLDSLMDKCNTFVIGGGMAYTFLKVQGHSIGKSLFEEEFMDTARTFLENAKKAGVEVILPMDHVVADKFDENADSQSIDNINIPDGTLAMDIGPKTIAAIKDRIKDAKTVVWNGPMGVFEFDKFANGTAQVARFVADCKGTTVVGGGDSVAAVNKFNLADKIDHVSTGGGASLEYLEGKALPGVIALRK, from the coding sequence ATGAGTGTTATTACAGTAAAAGATCTGGATCTCAAAAACAAACGTGTTTTGATTCGAGTGGATTTTAACGTTCCTCTTAAAGATGGAAAAATCACAGATGATACTAGAATGAAAAGCGCTATGCCTACACTTGAATACATACTGAAGCAAGAGGGGGCATCTCTTGTTGTTATGAGTCATATGGGAAGACCAACTGAGGCGAGAGAAGCGCAGTTTAGTATGAAACAACTAGAAGCACATCTTGCCGAGTTGACAGCCGTCTCCGTTAAGACAGCTCCCGACTGCGTCGGTCCTGAAGTAGAAGCTATGGCCTCATCCTTGAAGGCCGGAGAGATCCTTCTCCTTGAAAATACACGTTACCACAAGGCTGAGACTAAGAATGACCCCGAATTTGCCGCACAATTAGCCAAATTGGGAGATGTTTACGTAAATGATGCCTTTGGTGCTGCCCATAGAGCCCATGCTTCAACAGAGGGCATCACAAAATATCTTCCATCCTGCGCTGGATTTTTGATGGAAAAAGAGTGTCTGTTCTTTGATAAAGTGTTGAAATCTCCGGATAAGCCCTTTGTTGCCATCATCGGCGGAGCAAAAGTTTCATCCAAAATTGAAGTTCTTGACTCGCTTATGGACAAATGTAATACCTTCGTAATTGGTGGGGGAATGGCTTACACCTTCCTTAAAGTTCAAGGACACAGCATCGGAAAATCCCTCTTTGAAGAAGAGTTTATGGATACAGCCCGAACATTTCTTGAGAATGCCAAGAAGGCCGGGGTTGAGGTCATCCTTCCCATGGATCATGTTGTTGCTGACAAGTTTGATGAAAATGCTGATTCTCAATCCATTGATAATATCAATATTCCCGATGGAACATTGGCTATGGATATCGGCCCTAAAACAATTGCGGCTATCAAAGATAGAATCAAAGATGCTAAAACAGTCGTCTGGAACGGACCCATGGGTGTGTTTGAGTTCGATAAGTTTGCCAATGGTACCGCACAGGTCGCCCGTTTTGTTGCCGATTGCAAGGGAACAACAGTCGTCGGAGGAGGGGATTCTGTTGCCGCTGTAAACAAATTTAACCTTGCCGATAAGATAGATCATGTTTCCACTGGTGGAGGTGCCTCTCTTGAATACCTAGAAGGAAAGGCTCTTCCAGGGGTTATAGCCCTACGAAAGTAA
- a CDS encoding phosphoribosyltransferase codes for MTKVFIPFDQIRNNALKLAYDVYMTGFIPDVIYIPLRGGAYMGNVFSEFFKIVRKGERPVFYAAVVARSYSDIHKQDRVMIDGWTYNPEHLRNGDKILFIDDIFDSGKTLNHLVEVILEKGIPRSDVKVAVHDYKDIKYKDHLPIQPDFYCNKYDLEKEDDQVWIHYMSHELVGLTKEEQQHQYLEKEPGLQPIFDFINSHE; via the coding sequence ATGACAAAAGTTTTTATCCCTTTCGACCAAATCCGCAACAATGCTCTTAAACTGGCCTATGATGTTTATATGACCGGATTCATTCCCGATGTTATTTACATACCTCTCAGGGGAGGTGCCTATATGGGAAATGTATTCAGTGAGTTTTTCAAAATCGTTAGAAAAGGAGAACGACCGGTTTTTTACGCAGCTGTCGTGGCTCGTTCTTATTCGGATATACATAAACAGGACCGGGTCATGATTGACGGTTGGACCTATAATCCTGAACATTTAAGGAATGGTGATAAAATACTGTTTATAGATGACATTTTTGATTCGGGAAAAACTCTGAATCATCTCGTAGAAGTGATTCTTGAAAAAGGCATTCCGCGGTCTGATGTGAAGGTTGCGGTTCATGACTACAAAGACATCAAGTATAAGGATCACCTACCCATACAACCGGATTTTTACTGCAATAAGTATGATCTTGAAAAAGAAGACGATCAGGTTTGGATTCATTATATGAGCCATGAGCTTGTTGGTCTAACTAAGGAAGAACAGCAGCATCAGTACCTCGAGAAAGAACCGGGACTTCAGCCGATATTTGATTTTATCAACAGTCATGAATAA
- the gap gene encoding type I glyceraldehyde-3-phosphate dehydrogenase, whose product MKIAINGFGRIGRNVFKIAMEREGVDVIGINDLTDAKTLAHLLKYDSTYGVYTREVTAGQNKIIVDGIEIPVYAEKNPSSLPWDELGVDVAIESTGVFRSSESEKGGYLDHIKAGASKVILTVPAKDEIETVVLGVNEEKIVSQVNAYSNASCTTNCLAPVVKVLNDAFGIEKGLMTTIHSYTNDQVILDMPHSDLRRARSAGLNIIPTSTGAALAIAKVIPELDGKLNGGSMRVPTPTGSLVDLTVQLVNDCTVEELNKAMKSAAEGDLKGILEYTEDPIVSMDVKGNPHSSIFDAGCTMKMGEGFFKVISWYDNEMGYSTRVVDLAQKLA is encoded by the coding sequence TTGAAAATCGCTATCAATGGTTTCGGTAGAATCGGCAGGAATGTCTTTAAAATTGCTATGGAACGTGAAGGTGTAGATGTCATTGGTATCAATGATCTGACAGATGCAAAGACCTTGGCACATCTACTCAAATATGATTCAACCTATGGTGTGTATACACGAGAAGTCACTGCTGGTCAGAATAAAATCATTGTCGATGGAATAGAAATCCCTGTTTATGCGGAAAAGAATCCTTCATCACTGCCTTGGGATGAACTTGGAGTTGATGTTGCGATTGAATCAACGGGTGTTTTCCGTTCTTCCGAGTCTGAAAAGGGCGGATACCTCGACCATATCAAGGCAGGGGCCTCTAAGGTTATTCTCACTGTTCCTGCAAAGGATGAGATAGAAACAGTCGTCCTTGGTGTGAATGAAGAGAAAATCGTTTCTCAAGTCAATGCTTATTCTAATGCTTCCTGCACTACGAATTGTCTGGCTCCTGTCGTCAAGGTTTTAAACGATGCATTTGGCATTGAAAAAGGGCTTATGACGACAATCCATTCCTATACAAACGATCAAGTTATACTGGATATGCCTCACTCAGATCTTCGACGAGCAAGGTCTGCCGGACTGAATATCATTCCCACATCGACCGGAGCTGCCCTGGCCATTGCCAAGGTCATTCCTGAATTAGATGGAAAACTCAATGGCGGTTCCATGAGGGTTCCCACTCCCACAGGATCATTGGTTGATCTGACTGTTCAGTTGGTCAATGACTGCACCGTGGAAGAATTAAATAAAGCGATGAAGAGCGCAGCTGAAGGGGATCTTAAGGGCATCCTGGAATATACAGAGGACCCTATTGTTTCTATGGATGTGAAAGGAAATCCTCATTCTTCTATTTTTGATGCTGGCTGCACCATGAAGATGGGAGAAGGATTTTTTAAGGTTATTTCATGGTATGACAATGAGATGGGATATTCCACCAGAGTTGTGGATTTAGCTCAGAAGCTGGCGTAA
- the tpiA gene encoding triose-phosphate isomerase: MRNYLIAGNWKMNKTPSEAAALAKEILPLVKDADYRVMVAPSFVCIPAVASVLKGSNVIVAAQNMAGTESGAFTGETSVLMLKDLGVEMVILGHSERRHIYGETNEQINEKVKLALSHGLSPVLCIGELLEEREAGKAESVCFEQLEKGLVGVSESDMDRVIIAYEPVWAIGTGKTATPEDADAIHAACRKKIASLYSSSVAEKVVIQYGGSMNPSNVKTLMAMENIDGGLIGGASLKADSFAELANFNK; encoded by the coding sequence ATGAGAAATTACCTAATTGCTGGAAACTGGAAAATGAACAAGACTCCCTCTGAAGCAGCTGCTTTGGCGAAAGAGATTCTTCCCCTTGTAAAAGATGCTGACTACAGAGTCATGGTTGCCCCATCCTTTGTCTGTATACCTGCTGTTGCTTCCGTGTTAAAAGGCAGCAATGTCATTGTCGCCGCACAGAATATGGCCGGGACTGAATCCGGAGCCTTTACAGGAGAAACTTCTGTTCTGATGCTCAAAGACCTTGGTGTAGAAATGGTCATTTTGGGACATTCAGAAAGACGTCATATTTATGGTGAAACAAATGAGCAGATCAATGAAAAAGTAAAATTGGCTCTGTCTCATGGCCTGTCACCTGTACTCTGTATTGGTGAGCTTTTAGAAGAAAGAGAAGCTGGAAAAGCTGAAAGTGTATGCTTTGAACAGCTTGAAAAGGGACTTGTTGGAGTTTCTGAGAGTGATATGGACCGTGTTATCATCGCGTATGAACCAGTATGGGCAATTGGAACGGGAAAAACTGCGACACCAGAAGATGCTGATGCCATTCATGCAGCATGCAGAAAAAAAATTGCTTCTCTGTATTCTTCCTCTGTTGCAGAAAAAGTTGTTATTCAGTACGGCGGTTCAATGAATCCAAGTAATGTGAAAACACTCATGGCTATGGAAAATATAGATGGCGGCCTTATCGGTGGAGCTTCACTCAAGGCTGATTCTTTTGCAGAACTTGCAAATTTCAATAAATAA
- the map gene encoding type I methionyl aminopeptidase has product MIRLKNDKQIEGIRKSCKLLAGLFEELGDHIKPGISTWDIDRIAEEYIKKHKGTAAFKGYEGFPGSICASVNDTIIHGIPSKKEILKEGDIIGCDIGIVLDDYYSDRAYTFAVGEVNKDVKLLLERTEEALMRGISAAVAGGRIKDIGKAITSYIEPFGYGIVHSFCGHGVGLDVHEEPQIPNNYPSRGMNPRIKPGMVLALEPMINMGTADVEILEDDWTVKPLDGSLSAHFEHTIAIFKDKTEILTVL; this is encoded by the coding sequence ATGATCAGACTAAAAAATGACAAACAGATAGAAGGGATCAGGAAGTCCTGCAAGCTCTTAGCCGGACTCTTTGAAGAACTTGGCGACCATATAAAGCCTGGTATAAGTACTTGGGACATCGATCGAATTGCAGAAGAGTATATCAAGAAACATAAGGGTACTGCAGCGTTCAAAGGTTACGAGGGATTCCCAGGATCAATATGTGCCTCTGTAAACGACACCATTATCCATGGAATACCAAGCAAAAAGGAAATCCTTAAAGAAGGGGATATCATTGGCTGTGACATTGGTATCGTTCTTGATGATTATTACAGCGATAGGGCCTATACTTTTGCTGTAGGTGAGGTTAATAAGGATGTTAAACTCCTACTTGAGAGGACGGAGGAAGCCCTTATGAGAGGTATTTCTGCTGCTGTAGCAGGAGGTCGGATAAAAGATATTGGTAAGGCCATTACATCCTATATCGAGCCTTTCGGTTATGGGATTGTGCACTCATTTTGCGGACATGGAGTCGGTTTGGATGTTCATGAAGAGCCCCAGATTCCCAATAACTATCCCTCTAGAGGGATGAATCCCAGGATCAAACCGGGGATGGTTTTGGCTCTGGAGCCCATGATCAATATGGGGACTGCGGATGTGGAGATCCTGGAAGATGACTGGACAGTGAAGCCTTTGGATGGTTCTCTTTCGGCCCATTTTGAGCATACAATTGCAATTTTTAAAGATAAAACAGAGATTCTTACTGTACTTTAA
- a CDS encoding Do family serine endopeptidase — translation MPLNKRLNRHGKIIATAFFSTIAGFALCLTLYTFLPSIKPSEQVLAAPNQVEADTMENFQNTFRKVSAESLPWVVEIDVVEVSKRSAPSNNGVPWNFFFGNPEGDNQGESEEQEFRSPGLGSGFIVSRRGNEYYVITNNHVAGTADEISVKMDNGDEYDASLVGADPRKDLALIKFTSKKDLPIATLGDSDDLFVGDWVLAIGSPFGYKSSVSAGIISALGRQNGPDGNINDFIQTDAAINQGNSGGPLVNMKGEVIGINTWITTSTGGSIGLGFSIPINNVKRTVQDFIENGEVRYGWLGVSIGDLPEEVAAELDVTEKEGAFVFQVFSHSPADDGGILPGDFILSVNGSKATDKNHLTRIIGDMRPGDQADFVLIRDGHKISVSVEIRERAKEEEVQKMNSEAWPGVSVFPLVDSLRERLELDDGIKGVFVAEVYPKTTFQVAGIQSGDVITGINGKSVKTLSDFYTEISKIGKENFYLTFLREGFEMESPKIKKK, via the coding sequence ATGCCATTAAATAAAAGATTAAACAGGCATGGAAAAATTATTGCTACTGCTTTTTTCAGTACAATTGCCGGTTTTGCGCTTTGTCTGACATTGTATACTTTTTTACCTTCTATAAAACCATCAGAACAGGTGCTGGCTGCTCCGAATCAGGTCGAAGCAGATACGATGGAGAATTTTCAGAACACATTCAGAAAAGTTTCTGCTGAATCACTTCCATGGGTTGTGGAGATTGATGTCGTCGAGGTTTCCAAACGCTCGGCTCCCTCCAATAATGGTGTTCCCTGGAATTTTTTCTTTGGTAATCCCGAAGGTGATAATCAGGGTGAGAGTGAAGAACAAGAGTTTAGAAGTCCCGGTCTCGGTTCAGGTTTTATTGTGAGTCGGAGGGGTAATGAATATTATGTCATAACCAATAACCATGTGGCGGGTACGGCAGATGAAATTTCTGTAAAGATGGATAATGGCGATGAATATGATGCCTCTCTGGTGGGTGCTGATCCCCGTAAGGATTTAGCCCTGATTAAATTCACCAGCAAGAAAGACCTGCCCATCGCCACCCTCGGTGATTCAGATGATCTTTTTGTAGGAGACTGGGTTTTAGCCATAGGCAGTCCCTTTGGTTACAAATCATCCGTTTCTGCAGGTATTATCAGTGCCCTGGGACGTCAGAATGGTCCTGATGGTAATATCAATGATTTCATTCAGACCGATGCTGCCATCAACCAGGGGAACTCCGGTGGACCCCTGGTGAATATGAAAGGAGAAGTCATCGGTATCAATACTTGGATAACTACCTCTACTGGTGGAAGCATCGGCTTGGGTTTCAGTATTCCTATTAATAATGTCAAAAGGACTGTTCAGGACTTCATTGAAAATGGAGAAGTACGATATGGTTGGCTTGGTGTTAGTATCGGAGATCTTCCTGAAGAAGTTGCTGCTGAGCTTGATGTGACAGAAAAAGAGGGAGCCTTCGTATTCCAGGTATTTAGTCATTCTCCTGCAGATGATGGAGGTATACTCCCTGGTGACTTTATCCTCTCTGTAAATGGTAGCAAAGCCACTGATAAGAACCATCTTACCAGAATCATCGGCGATATGCGTCCTGGAGATCAAGCGGATTTCGTACTCATACGGGATGGTCATAAAATTTCTGTATCAGTAGAAATCCGAGAAAGAGCCAAGGAAGAGGAAGTTCAGAAGATGAATTCTGAAGCTTGGCCTGGTGTTTCTGTATTCCCATTGGTAGATAGTCTGAGAGAGAGACTTGAACTGGATGATGGAATTAAAGGAGTCTTTGTGGCTGAAGTTTATCCCAAAACTACTTTTCAGGTTGCAGGAATCCAATCAGGAGATGTTATAACAGGAATCAATGGAAAATCAGTTAAGACACTCTCCGACTTTTATACTGAGATTTCAAAAATTGGAAAAGAGAACTTCTATTTGACATTCCTGAGGGAAGGTTTTGAAATGGAGTCACCTAAAATAAAGAAAAAATAA
- a CDS encoding peptidylprolyl isomerase, translated as MLKKNILLSILILITTGIFAQNSFIDKPVAIVKLTKTDVISQKKLAYSVSLYEKQAGRALSMLEKEQVLQTLINQMLVYQAADRDNVTVTDEQVLLAGMNQMMKQTGRQLTEVQFKQIIKDQSGMDYETYAQTVRDQLILEKYVTEKKRDFLRSSSIPSTSEVELFYRQNEEKFLNPEMVKFSHIFFATRGISAEDKNAKREEANRVYQAILKGTSKFEEMVREHSDDKGSVVRDGDIGNFIDRSEQNVSIFGRDFLNSVFDLEVGKMSNVLESAQGFHIVIVNQHHQKRFLDLDDPVTPVETTTVRQYISNIISYQKQQKAFQEAAETVVKELAENADIQTFQENIN; from the coding sequence ATGCTAAAAAAGAACATATTGTTATCCATCCTGATACTGATTACCACAGGAATTTTTGCTCAGAACTCATTCATTGACAAACCTGTTGCCATAGTTAAGCTGACAAAAACCGATGTCATTTCTCAGAAAAAACTAGCTTATAGTGTGAGCCTGTATGAGAAACAGGCCGGCAGAGCCTTATCTATGCTCGAAAAAGAGCAGGTTCTTCAGACTTTGATAAACCAGATGCTCGTCTATCAGGCTGCTGACCGTGACAATGTCACCGTTACAGATGAGCAAGTGCTTTTGGCCGGTATGAATCAAATGATGAAGCAAACGGGTCGGCAATTGACAGAAGTGCAATTCAAACAAATCATTAAAGATCAAAGCGGTATGGACTATGAAACATATGCGCAGACAGTGAGAGACCAGCTCATCCTCGAAAAATATGTCACCGAGAAGAAACGTGACTTTTTAAGATCCTCATCTATTCCCAGCACGAGTGAAGTGGAATTGTTTTACAGACAGAATGAAGAAAAATTTCTAAATCCTGAAATGGTCAAGTTCAGTCATATTTTCTTTGCTACCCGGGGCATTTCAGCTGAAGATAAGAATGCAAAAAGAGAAGAAGCAAACCGTGTATATCAAGCCATTCTGAAAGGGACTTCAAAGTTTGAAGAAATGGTTCGTGAACATTCAGATGATAAAGGTTCAGTTGTGCGTGATGGTGATATTGGGAATTTCATAGATAGAAGTGAACAAAATGTGTCCATATTCGGACGTGATTTCCTAAACTCAGTATTTGATCTCGAAGTGGGGAAAATGAGTAATGTCCTCGAGTCAGCCCAGGGGTTTCATATCGTGATTGTAAACCAGCATCACCAGAAGAGGTTCCTCGATCTGGATGATCCCGTGACGCCAGTTGAGACAACAACAGTGCGTCAATACATTTCAAATATAATCTCTTATCAGAAACAGCAGAAAGCCTTTCAGGAAGCTGCTGAGACTGTTGTTAAAGAGCTGGCCGAAAATGCTGATATACAGACTTTTCAAGAGAACATAAATTAA
- the secG gene encoding preprotein translocase subunit SecG, which translates to MGIIGTLLIILFVVVSALLILFVLLQDDQGEGLGGLFGGSSGSPFGGATNNGLVKITGILGTIFMVSSLLVALVVKTPNSSDVLSEARKINAESSIGDWWEGDVQTGTEEGNALVIPEN; encoded by the coding sequence ATGGGTATTATTGGAACTTTACTGATCATCCTTTTTGTAGTTGTCAGTGCATTGCTGATACTGTTTGTACTGTTACAGGACGATCAGGGAGAAGGACTTGGCGGTCTTTTCGGCGGATCCAGCGGTTCACCTTTTGGTGGTGCTACAAACAATGGTCTGGTGAAAATTACTGGTATATTAGGCACTATCTTTATGGTAAGTTCATTGCTTGTAGCTTTGGTTGTAAAAACACCAAATAGTAGTGATGTTCTCAGTGAAGCCAGAAAAATCAATGCTGAAAGCAGCATTGGTGACTGGTGGGAAGGAGATGTGCAGACCGGAACAGAAGAAGGCAATGCCTTAGTCATTCCAGAAAACTGA